A stretch of the Rosa rugosa chromosome 5, drRosRugo1.1, whole genome shotgun sequence genome encodes the following:
- the LOC133710703 gene encoding protein WVD2-like 7 isoform X1, translating into MAGEIEEPFCFSFQPKSIHSGSISFGRFENEGLSWERRSAFSHNRYVEEVEKCMKPGSVIERKAYFEAHFKKKGLPRPNLAECYSGTCYQVGENDVLESDDAYREECELENEGSSYAESDDQRSEGSVYLGDFEVTECEKEEDTELPSSDPQRAPALNHIAILVDGAVEDVNFEEAHQPEKGCAKSTSIVEELERDANENHNGDAVNAEEPPKSVDICSNTEPAECVDKTIVESGKSTSSKLKAVKESKFVKPKASISQVQRNISAKGSGKYPIENSNTGQRERTRRTDKEKLPLKTAMPTNKDSVRRTPKLEDSMKGKSLNESKSVKESSHKKLGELQPSAFKPESRGRQMTNRVSNGANLTKSDTRSSVTTFKFKSSERAEKRKEFFMKLEEKMHAKEDEMNKVQARKQERTEAETTQFRKALNFKAAPMPSFYNVASASRPDGSKIVSTKSSKVEKSRDSAAVRSTSASESGKSEAATGETKCKMAEAFVTKSEVTTVQRSRAFESRKVAKNEKNVGKQKVGAQRNSREMVRKGTTKGVGFGSSSRMSHLAVGVAS; encoded by the exons ATGGCTGGGGAAATAGAAGAACCCTTTTGTTTTAGCTTTCAG CCAAAGTCTATACATTCTGGCTCCATATCATTTGGGAGGTTCGAAAACGAAGGCTTATCTTGGGAAAGGAGGTCTGCTTTCTCACATAACAGATATGTTGAAGAGGTTGAGAAATGCATGAAACCAGGTTCAGTTATTGAGAGGAAAGCTTATTTTGAAGCTCATTTTAAGAAGAAGGGTCTTCCCAGACCAAATTTAGCCGAGTGTTATAGTGGTACATGCTACCAAGTCGGCGAGAATGATGTATTAGAGAGTGATGACGCTTACAGAGAAGAATGTGAACTTGAAAATGAAGGGAGCAGTTATGCTGAATCAGATGACCAAAGGTCGGAGGGTTCTGTGTATCTTGGAGATTTTGAAGTCACAGAatgtgaaaaagaagaagatactgAACTTCCGTCCTCTGATCCTCAGAGGGCACCTGCATTGAATCATATTGCTATTTTGGTGGATGGTGCTGTTGAAGATGTTAATTTTGAGGAAGCGCATCAACCCGAGAAAGGTTGTGCAAAATCTACTTCGATTGTTGAGGAACTGGAGAGAGATGCAAATGAGAATCATAATGGTGATGCAGTGAATGCTGAGGAGCCGCCTAAGAGTGTTGATATATGTTCAAATACTGAACCAGCTGAGTGTGTTGATAAAACCATTGTGGAAAGTGGGAAAAGTACTTCTTCAAAG TTGAAGGCTGTAAAAGAATCCAAATTTGTAAAGCCCAAGGCCAGCATTTCTCAGGTCCAAAGAAACATTTCTGCTAAGGGATCTGGTAAATATCCTATAGAGAATTCCAATACTGGACAAAGAGAGCGTACACGAAGAACCGATAAAGAAAAGCTCCCATTAAAGACTGCAATGCCAACTAATAAGGATTCTGTAcgcagaactccgaagttagaG GACTCCATGAAGGGAAAATCTTTAAATGAGAGTAAAAG TGTTAAAGAGTCATCGCATAAGAAGCTCGGTGAACTTCAACCTTCTGCATTCAAGCCTGAATCCAGAGGACGCCAAATGACAAACAG GGTTAGTAACGGAGCCAATTTGACCAAGTCTGATACAAGATCAAGTGTTACAACTTTCAAATTCAAAAGTTCTGAGCGAGCAGAAAAGAGGAAAGAG TTCTTTATGAAGTTGGAAGAAAAAATGCACGCTAAGGAAGATGAAATGAACAAGGTCCAAGCAAGAAAACAG GAAAGGACAGAAGCTGAGACGACGCAATTCCGGAAAGCCCTCAACTTCAAAGCAGCACCAATGCCTTCTTTCTACAATGTAGCTAGCGCTTCGAGGCCTGATGGGAGCAAG ATTGTCTCAACCAAATCCTCTAAAGTAGAAAAAAGCCGAGACAGTGCTGCTGTAAGATCGACATCAGCTTCAGAGTCAGGAAAGAGTGAAGCTGCCACAGGAGAAACTAAATGCAAGATGGCTGAGGCCTTTGTAACAAAAAGTGAAGTCACTACTGTGCAGAGGAGTCGAGCATTCGAGAGCAGGAAGGTGGCGAAAAATGAGAAAAACGTGGGGAAGCAGAAAGTTGGAGCCCAAAGAAATAGCAGAGAGATGGTGAGGAAGGGTACTACGAAAGGCGTGGGCTTTGGAAGCAGTTCCAGAATGAGTCATCTAGCAGTTGGTGTTGCCTCATGA
- the LOC133710703 gene encoding protein WVD2-like 7 isoform X2 — protein MAGEIEEPFCFSFQPKSIHSGSISFGRFENEGLSWERRSAFSHNRYVEEVEKCMKPGSVIERKAYFEAHFKKKGLPRPNLAECYSGTCYQVGENDVLESDDAYREECELENEGSSYAESDDQRSEGSVYLGDFEVTECEKEEDTELPSSDPQRAPALNHIAILVDGAVEDVNFEEAHQPEKGCAKSTSIVEELERDANENHNGDAVNAEEPPKSVDICSNTEPAECVDKTIVESGKSTSSKLKAVKESKFVKPKASISQVQRNISAKGSGKYPIENSNTGQRERTRRTDKEKLPLKTAMPTNKDSVRRTPKLEDSMKGKSLNESKSVKESSHKKLGELQPSAFKPESRGRQMTNRVSNGANLTKSDTRSSVTTFKFKSSERAEKRKELEEKMHAKEDEMNKVQARKQERTEAETTQFRKALNFKAAPMPSFYNVASASRPDGSKIVSTKSSKVEKSRDSAAVRSTSASESGKSEAATGETKCKMAEAFVTKSEVTTVQRSRAFESRKVAKNEKNVGKQKVGAQRNSREMVRKGTTKGVGFGSSSRMSHLAVGVAS, from the exons ATGGCTGGGGAAATAGAAGAACCCTTTTGTTTTAGCTTTCAG CCAAAGTCTATACATTCTGGCTCCATATCATTTGGGAGGTTCGAAAACGAAGGCTTATCTTGGGAAAGGAGGTCTGCTTTCTCACATAACAGATATGTTGAAGAGGTTGAGAAATGCATGAAACCAGGTTCAGTTATTGAGAGGAAAGCTTATTTTGAAGCTCATTTTAAGAAGAAGGGTCTTCCCAGACCAAATTTAGCCGAGTGTTATAGTGGTACATGCTACCAAGTCGGCGAGAATGATGTATTAGAGAGTGATGACGCTTACAGAGAAGAATGTGAACTTGAAAATGAAGGGAGCAGTTATGCTGAATCAGATGACCAAAGGTCGGAGGGTTCTGTGTATCTTGGAGATTTTGAAGTCACAGAatgtgaaaaagaagaagatactgAACTTCCGTCCTCTGATCCTCAGAGGGCACCTGCATTGAATCATATTGCTATTTTGGTGGATGGTGCTGTTGAAGATGTTAATTTTGAGGAAGCGCATCAACCCGAGAAAGGTTGTGCAAAATCTACTTCGATTGTTGAGGAACTGGAGAGAGATGCAAATGAGAATCATAATGGTGATGCAGTGAATGCTGAGGAGCCGCCTAAGAGTGTTGATATATGTTCAAATACTGAACCAGCTGAGTGTGTTGATAAAACCATTGTGGAAAGTGGGAAAAGTACTTCTTCAAAG TTGAAGGCTGTAAAAGAATCCAAATTTGTAAAGCCCAAGGCCAGCATTTCTCAGGTCCAAAGAAACATTTCTGCTAAGGGATCTGGTAAATATCCTATAGAGAATTCCAATACTGGACAAAGAGAGCGTACACGAAGAACCGATAAAGAAAAGCTCCCATTAAAGACTGCAATGCCAACTAATAAGGATTCTGTAcgcagaactccgaagttagaG GACTCCATGAAGGGAAAATCTTTAAATGAGAGTAAAAG TGTTAAAGAGTCATCGCATAAGAAGCTCGGTGAACTTCAACCTTCTGCATTCAAGCCTGAATCCAGAGGACGCCAAATGACAAACAG GGTTAGTAACGGAGCCAATTTGACCAAGTCTGATACAAGATCAAGTGTTACAACTTTCAAATTCAAAAGTTCTGAGCGAGCAGAAAAGAGGAAAGAG TTGGAAGAAAAAATGCACGCTAAGGAAGATGAAATGAACAAGGTCCAAGCAAGAAAACAG GAAAGGACAGAAGCTGAGACGACGCAATTCCGGAAAGCCCTCAACTTCAAAGCAGCACCAATGCCTTCTTTCTACAATGTAGCTAGCGCTTCGAGGCCTGATGGGAGCAAG ATTGTCTCAACCAAATCCTCTAAAGTAGAAAAAAGCCGAGACAGTGCTGCTGTAAGATCGACATCAGCTTCAGAGTCAGGAAAGAGTGAAGCTGCCACAGGAGAAACTAAATGCAAGATGGCTGAGGCCTTTGTAACAAAAAGTGAAGTCACTACTGTGCAGAGGAGTCGAGCATTCGAGAGCAGGAAGGTGGCGAAAAATGAGAAAAACGTGGGGAAGCAGAAAGTTGGAGCCCAAAGAAATAGCAGAGAGATGGTGAGGAAGGGTACTACGAAAGGCGTGGGCTTTGGAAGCAGTTCCAGAATGAGTCATCTAGCAGTTGGTGTTGCCTCATGA
- the LOC133709225 gene encoding leucine-rich repeat extensin-like protein 3 has product MTHCFKILSLFLVAVALLGGGASVHAQDGGEKCGACTTPSPPPPSPPPPSPSPPPPALPPPTPVHPPPSPKKPSPSTPYCPPPPSSLVYISGPPGELYPVDHYFNGADGVRSSVGLPVLLGLGLLGVLAFW; this is encoded by the coding sequence ATGACGCACTGCTTCAAGATTCTCAGCTTGTTCCTTGTTGCTGTGGCCCTTTTAGGAGGAGGAGCTTCCGTCCACGCCCAAGACGGCGGTGAGAAGTGCGGTGCATGCACTACTCCAAGCCCCCCGCCGCCGTCTCCTCCGCCGCCATCACCGTCTCCTCCTCCACCGGCGCTTCCACCACCAACACCGGTTCATCCCCCTCCTTCCCCCAAGAAGCCTTCACCGTCCACTCCGTACTGCCCTCCGCCACCGTCGTCGCTGGTTTACATCAGCGGTCCTCCCGGGGAGCTGTACCCTGTTGATCATTACTTTAATGGTGCTGATGGAGTGAGGAGCTCGGTCGGGTTACCGGTTCTGCTCGGACTCGGATTGCTGGGTGTTCTGGCGTTTTGGTGA